From a single Lolium rigidum isolate FL_2022 chromosome 7, APGP_CSIRO_Lrig_0.1, whole genome shotgun sequence genomic region:
- the LOC124673817 gene encoding probable glutathione S-transferase GSTU6, whose product MAGGDDLKLIGAWPSPFVTRVKLALSFNGLSFENVEEDISNKSELLLSSNPVHKKVPVLLHKGKPICESVVIVQYIDEAFAGTGPSLLSSDPHERAVARFWAAYIDDKLVASWMQSFRGKTEEEKSEGTKQMFAAVETLEGALRECSKGEEYFGGESVGLVDVSLGSLLSWLKATEVMSGAKIFDPVKTPLLAAWVERFGELDGAKTALPDVDRVVEFAKMRQAQAAAAAAASEN is encoded by the exons ATGGCCGGAGGAGATGACCTGAAGCTGATCGGCGCATGGCCAAGTCCATTTGTGACCAGGGTGAAACTTGCACTGAGCTTCAATGGCCTGAGCTTCGAGAATGTCGAGGAGGACATCAGCAACAAGAGCGAGCTCCTCCTCAGCTCCAACCCGGTGCATAAGAAGGTGCCCGTCCTCCTCCACAAAGGGAAGCCCATTTGTGAGTCCGTAGTCATCGTGCAGTACATCGACGAGGCGTTCGCTGGGACCGGTCCCTCATTGCTTTCCTCCGACCCCCATGAACGTGCTGTAGCGCGCTTCTGGGCCGCCTACATCGACGACAAG CTTGTTGCTTCGTGGATGCAATCGTTCAGGGGCAAGACGGAGGAGGAGAAGTCCGAGGGGACTAAGCAGATGTTTGCTGCAGTGGAGACCTTGGAGGGAGCCCTGAGGGAGTGCTCCAAAGGGGAGGAATACTTCGGCGGCGAGAGCGTCGGACTCGTCGACGTTTCGCTGGGGAGCCTGCTCTCGTGGCTGAAGGCGACCGAAGTGATGTCCGGGGCCAAGATCTTTGACCCTGTTAAGACTCCGCTCCTAGCGGCATGGGTGGAGCGCTTCGGTGAGCTTGACGGTGCAAAGACGGCCTTGCCAGACGTCGACAGGGTGGTGGAGTTCGCCAAGATGAGGCAGGCACAGGCTGCAGCGGCCGCTGCAGCTTCTGAGAACTAG
- the LOC124673818 gene encoding probable glutathione S-transferase GSTU6 has product MAGGDELKLLGSWLSPFATRVKLALALKGLSYAEVEEDLCNKSELLLRSNPVHKKVPVLIHNGVPVCESVIIMQYIDEAFAGAGPSLLPLDPHERAVARFWASYIDEKLVIPWVRSFRGTTEEEKSEGLKQAFAAVENLEGALRECSKGKGGFFGGDGIGLVDITLGSLLTWAHAAEVMSGTRIFDPARTPLLAAWMVRFDELDVAKAVLPDVGRMVEFKTKQARALAAARASDSK; this is encoded by the exons ATGGCCGGAGGTGATGAACTGAAGCTGTTGGGCTCATGGCTGAGTCCATTCGCCACCAGGGTGAAGCTGGCCCTCGCCCTCAAGGGCCTGAGCtacgcggaggtggaggaggacctCTGCAACAAGAGCGAGCTGCTCCTCCGCTCCAACCCCGTGCACAAGAaggtgccggtgctcatccacaaCGGCGTTCCCGTGTGCGAGTCTGTGATCATCATGCAATACATCGACGAGGCCTTCGCCGGCGCCGGGCCCTCCCTCCTCCCCTTGGACCCCCACGAGCGCGCCGTCGCTCGGTTCTGGGCCTCCTACATCGATGAGAAG CTCGTGATCCCGTGGGTGCGGTCGTTTAGAGGCACAACGGAGGAGGAGAAGTCAGAGGGGTTGAAGCAGGCGTTCGCCGCGGTGGAGAACCTGGAGGGAGCTTTGAGGGAGTGCTCGAAGGGGAAGGGCGGCTTCTTCGGTGGCGACGGTATTGGGCTCGTCGACATCACGCTGGGGAGCCTGCTCACGTGGGCGCACGCCGCCGAGGTCATGTCCGGGACAAGGATCTTTGACCCTGCCAGGACCCCGCTCCTGGCCGCGTGGATGGTACGCTTCGACGAGCTCGACGTCGCCAAGGCTGTCTTGCCGGACGTTGGCAGGATGGTCGAGTTCAAGACGAAGCAGGCACGGGCTCTCGCTGCCGCCAGAGCTTCAGACAGCAAGTAA